TTGACGGCTAATGTTCCAATCGCGGATATTTTCCATCCAGCGAAAGTAAGTCTTCTCAAAAGATTTAGGAAGAATTTTAATTTCCCCATTCTTAACTGCGTCAATAGCCGGTTTTGCCAGAGGCTTAGTTTTGACAAACCATTGTTTCTGAAGAAGGGGTTCGATAACACCTTTACACTTATAACAAATGCCGACGGAGTGATGCAGGGGCTCTTCTTTAACAAGAAAGCCATTTTCCTTCAAATCGGTAACAACGGCCTCTCGGGCTGGTTCGACTTTTAGTCCCCGATATTTTTCGGGGACATTACTGTTCAAGCGGCCGGAAAAATCAATAATGGTAATTTGAGGCAGATCGTGGCGATTACCAATTTCAAAATCCAGAGGATCATGAGCGGGGGTAACCTTAAGCGCGCCGGTGCCAAACTTGATATCCACCGCTTCGTCGGAAATAATCGGAATCTCCTTGTTGATTAAGGGAATTACGGCCGTTTTACCAATTAGGCTCTTGTAGTGTTTATCTTTAGGATTAACGGCAATCGCCGCGTCGGCAAAAATTGTTTCCGGACGGGTGGTGGCAATGTGCAACAGCCCGTAGTTTAGAAAGTATAACTTGTCGTCACGTTCGGTATAGTCCACCTCCAAATCAGAAAAAGCCGTTCCGCAGCGGGGGCAATAATTAACAATTCTTTCACCCTTATACACCAAGCCTTCTTTTCTCATTTTTTCAAAAGTTTGGAAAACAATCTTAAGAGTATCAGGATCGAGGGTAAACTTTTCCCGGGACCAGTCAAGAGAAAAACCAAGCTTTTTCAGTTGATCGCGGACTGTTTGTTTGTTTTTATCAACAAAGTCCCAAATCATTTTATAGAGAGTAGTGTTGTCATAGTCGAAACGGCTTTTGTTTTCTTTTTTAAGCTGTTTTTCGAAAACAAATTGAGTTTCAAAGCCGGCATGATCTAAGCCCGGCAGCCACAAGGCAGCGAAGCCTTTCATCCGGTGATACCTAATGAGAATGTCTTCAATGGTAAATAAGGCATGGCCTAAGTGAAGATCGGCGTTGGCGTTTGGCGGGGGAAGAATAATAGTAAAGGGTTTGCCGTCGGGATTAATTTCCGGCTTAAAATAGCCGCCTTCTTCCCACATGCGGTAAATGTGGTCTTCAACCTTGAGATGGTCGTATTTTGGCTCCATAAGGAGATTTTAGCAGAGCAGAAGGAATTTAAGAAGCTTGGAATAGTCGTTGGAGGGTGACAAAAAGTCTTCGCGCCCTAGAAACCGGGGCCATCTCAGGCATGGTTATCAGGACGGGCTGATTAGAAACAAGGTTAATGACGGCACTGTTGACCGGTTGGATAATATGGGGTCTATCCAGGTGGCCGCCGCCGGGCCTGGTATTAATTATTAATCTTCCCATTTTGTATTCGAGAGTCTTGATTACTTCTGCCATGCAATTATTTTAATTATCCTTCTTGACAAAGTCTACCGTGTTCCATAATATCGCCTAAATGTGCAAGGCAGTTGCTATTTTTCTCTGCGGCTTCGTTGTTTTTCTTCTTTTTGCGCCAAAACCGGCCTTGGCCCAAGGCTACGAATTGCTACCGGCAGGGCAGAGTATTGATTCTGATTATTTCCGCACCGGCCAAACAGTACAGATTGACGGGGATATTCATGGAGACGCCTTTCTGGCCGGCGGGGTGGTGACGGTAAACGGCAAAATCGACGGGGACTTGTTTGTTCTTGGAGGCAAAGTTAATGTAAATGGGGAAGTGGGTAACAGCATTCGTGTAGTTGGCGGGGATGTCACTATTAATGCCCCGGTCAGCCGGAACACCTTGTTAATTTGTGGAAATTGTAGTGTCACTAAACAGTCAACTATCGGTGGTAGTTTATTAGTAACTGCAGCTAATCTGGAACTATCCGCTGCGCAAATTGGTCGTGGCTTCCGTTTTTTTGGCAGCCGACTTTATTTAAACTCGCCGATTAATAATGAAGCGTATGTGGTTGCCAATCGGGAATTTTTGCTCGGCCCCCAGGCTTCCATTTCCAGCAGCTTAAAATACACCGGAAACTCCGAAGCCGTTCTGGAACCAGGAGCCACGATCGCCGGAAATATTTCTTATCAGAAAGAAAACCCGGATACCAATTACCCGCGCTTTTTCGGAGCCCGGACCTTGTTGTCGTCTTATCAGAGAATTAAGCCGATTACGGAAGTTTTGGGTTTTGTGGTTTCTGCTTTAATCGGCTTTTTGCTTCTGGGGCTTTTTCCCCGGATTTTTGAAAAAACAGTCATGGCTATGGAAAACCGGCCGGCCGCTTCTTTTGGCTGGGGAATAATTATCGCTTTAATGGCGCCGCTGGTTGTGGTTTTGTTTGCCATTACAATTGTAGGAATTCCAGTATCGCTGGTGCTTCTTCTGGTCGGTTCGCTGGCCTGGGTCGGGGCTCAATATTTAACGGCTTTCTTTATTGGCCGGAAGATAATGCTACCGCGGTTTGGCGAAAGACGGGGTTGGGCTTTGCTTTTGGGGTTGTTTTTGATCGCGCTTTTGGGATTAATTCCCATTGCCGGAGCCTTAGTTAAGATGCTTCTGGTGGTTTTTGCTCTGGGAGCAGCCGTTTTGGCCTACAAGCAACCGGTGATTATTGAACCCCGGCTGTTGGGGCACCGGCGAAAGTCAAGGTCTTAAGGTTAACGGTTAAACCGTTATTGGTCTTCACTAAAACTCTCAGGACGAATCCGGCCGGGTTTGTGTCGTAAACACAAGCGGTGCCGGAACAGGTACCAAGGGGGATGGCCTTGCGGGTGAAAGGCGCCGAAAAGCTGCCTTTAACCAGGCGGGGGATATTGGGGTCGGCAGTATAGCTTAGGGAATAATCCATTCCGGTTACCAAATTTAAATCTGCTCCAGCAAAATCCACATACAAATTTTTCAGATCAAAACTAAAAGTTGGAGTAATGTCCACGTTTCCAGTGCCGGTTACCGTCCAGCCGGTGCTGGTAGTGGTTGAGGCCGGAGTGGCCGCCGGAGTGGCCGCCGGTGCCGGGCGGTTAGTTAGAGTAGTCGGGGCTGCGCTGGGAGTACTGGTTTTTGCCGGAGCCCCAGGCGGAGCCAGTTTGACGACGGTTGTCGGCGGAGTGGGTTCAGACTCGCTGGCTTTAGACAAAATAGAACGGGTGACGGCTACGCCGGTAGCAATAACCCCTCCGGCAGCTACGATGATGACGACGATTAAAATTATTTTCCTGGCTTGCGGCGTAATTTCCACCACCTCTTTAGATTAAATCAAGGGCAGGGTTGGCGTCAACTTGTTGCCACGGAGCTGTCTTTTGGTTGAAGTAGGCAGCCGACGCAATGTAAGCGGCGTTATCAGTACAAAGTTGTATTGGCGGTACATGAAGAGTAACCGTAGTCGGTAGTCTGTAGACAGTAGATTGTAACTTTTCTCGTAGTCGTTTATTGGCGGCCACGCCGCCGGCCAGGAGAACACTTTTTACCTGATATTTTTCCGCTGCTTGCAAGGTTTTTCTAACCAGAACATCGGTAACGGCTTCCTGAAGTTCGTAAGCAATTTCTTTAGAGTTTGGTGTCAAGCGGGAAGCGTAAAGAGAAGAAACCGCGGTTTTTAAGCCGCTAAAGCTAAAATCTAAATTTTTCTCGTTAATCATTGGCCTGGGTAACTTGACGCTTAACGCTTGACGCTTAACGCTTTCGGCTGCTTTTTCAACGGCTGGTCCGCCGGGATAACCGAGGTCAAGCAGTCTGGCACACTTATCAAAACATTCTCCGGCAGCGTCATCCCGGGTGCCCCCAAGATATTTAATGTTGCTGTGATCTCGCATAAGGATTAATTCGCTGTGCCCTCCGCTAACCAGTAACACCATTGCGGGTAAAACCGGGGGAGTCCCCGTCAGCCAATTAGCGTAAATGTGGCCAATAAGATGGTTGACAGGAATAAGGGGCTTTTTCCAGGCCAGAGCCAAGGCCTTAGCGGTTTCCACACCAACAAGTAGACTGCCAATCAGTCCGGGACCAATAGTTACTGCGATCGCATCAAAATCAGTAATCATGGCTTCTTTTAAAACAGGAATCATTGAAGCCAATTGTTCCCGGGCTGCTTGTTCCGGAATAATCCCGCCAAACTTAGCATGCATGGCCTGAGAACTGGCTACCACATTAGAAACTATCTTGGTTCCATCTTCAACAATAGCTGCCGCCGTTTCGTCACAGGAAGTTTCAATCCCTAATATGCGCATAACATTGCTATAATATCAGATGTGGTTAATGAAAAGGCAAGGGAACTGGTAAACAAGGCTGATGATCTTGCTAATGACAGCGCTTTGCGCATTGCTCGTGGATTGGCAGCCAGAAAGATATTTTTTAACGAAAATGTTGAGGAAAGAATAGAAGAATTAGAAAGACTAGCTGGCCAAGAACACGATGGCATAGCGTCTAAAATTCTAATATCTTACAAAAATATAGTAGAAGACCTTAAACCTAAAACTAATTAGTTTTCGTACCCCGCAAGTATCTAGCAGGCCAAGGAACATAATCTGACCAAACTGTTTCGTTAATTAGAGTTTGCCCGCTGCGGGTGACCAGTCTTTTAAAGTAAACTTTTGCCCCATAGTGGGCTGTGTCAACCTGAGTAACAACGCCTACCGGCTTAGTTGGGTCGTCTTCATAAATCGGCGCCGGCGGGGGAGCGGTCGAAACAATCACTGGGCCGGTAATATTTACTACTCGGTTATCCGAGGTCCCGAAAAGATCAAAAGTTAATTTTTTATTGGCTTCATCAAAGGTAGTTTGAATTAAAATCCAACCGTTAGTATCGTTTTTAAACCTAAAGTCTGGATCGGGAGGGTAAACCGTTGCATCCAGGCCGGGCAAAAAGCCGCCCTGTTCATAATAGCCGACCCGGTATGAATGGGCGGTGCGGGCGATCACTGGTAACCCTGCGTTTAAAACCGCCCGGTATAAAGTCGTCGACACTTGGCAAACGCCACCGCCGTCATCCAAAACGGTTTTTCCCTCTTTAATGGAGTAGGCCTTCGCAAAGCCAAAAACGGCTGAAACCGTGCCAATCGCCTGATCAAATGAAAAAGTTTCCCCGGGGGCTACCAAGCTGCCGTTAATTTTACTGGCGCCCAGAGAAATGTTATAAACGCGGCCGGGGATGGAATCATAAAAATAGGATTCGCCCCGTCCCAAGAGGGTTTTAATGCCCAGACTATCGGCTGTCGAGGAATTGACTGAAGGGTAGATTACCTGGGTCGGCAGAATATAAGTAGCTGTAGTCGGCTGCCTGTAGTCAGCAGACTTCTTGGCGGCGGCCAAAATGGTTTCCTTAATTTTTTCCCGGTCGATACTTAGCCCGTTTTCGGAAGGGCGGAAAGCGGTGACGCGGCCCCGGCGGTCCGGTCCGCTATTGGGCACAAACTGATAAACCGCGTCGACGGCCACTTTTTCGATCTTGGGCGCTACCGTGTCAATTTTTTGGTCGAGAGGTTTTTCGTCGAAATTAACTTCAAAGGGTAAATTAATCTGGTTTTGCCAGGCGGCGACAATCTGCAGGAAATTGTAATA
The Patescibacteria group bacterium genome window above contains:
- a CDS encoding valine--tRNA ligase; translation: MEPKYDHLKVEDHIYRMWEEGGYFKPEINPDGKPFTIILPPPNANADLHLGHALFTIEDILIRYHRMKGFAALWLPGLDHAGFETQFVFEKQLKKENKSRFDYDNTTLYKMIWDFVDKNKQTVRDQLKKLGFSLDWSREKFTLDPDTLKIVFQTFEKMRKEGLVYKGERIVNYCPRCGTAFSDLEVDYTERDDKLYFLNYGLLHIATTRPETIFADAAIAVNPKDKHYKSLIGKTAVIPLINKEIPIISDEAVDIKFGTGALKVTPAHDPLDFEIGNRHDLPQITIIDFSGRLNSNVPEKYRGLKVEPAREAVVTDLKENGFLVKEEPLHHSVGICYKCKGVIEPLLQKQWFVKTKPLAKPAIDAVKNGEIKILPKSFEKTYFRWMENIRDWNISRQIVWGAKVPIEGETDTFDTWFSSGQWPFSTLMTTKPGDFEKFYPTTVMETGYDILFFWVARMIMLGLYVTGKVPFKTVYLHGLVRDKEGQKMSKSKGNVINPLDMVSKYGADALRFSLVANVGAGQDQRLFEEKIIGYRNFTNKLWNIGRFILGVEQKNKTGKLDKELAKKLAALVKKVTRELDAFKLGVAAEDLYQFTWHEFADKYLEDYKKGFVSYTSLLKTFETLLKLLHPFIPFVTEELWGLLPDHSNNPIIIAPWPR
- the tsaD gene encoding tRNA (adenosine(37)-N6)-threonylcarbamoyltransferase complex transferase subunit TsaD; translation: MRILGIETSCDETAAAIVEDGTKIVSNVVASSQAMHAKFGGIIPEQAAREQLASMIPVLKEAMITDFDAIAVTIGPGLIGSLLVGVETAKALALAWKKPLIPVNHLIGHIYANWLTGTPPVLPAMVLLVSGGHSELILMRDHSNIKYLGGTRDDAAGECFDKCARLLDLGYPGGPAVEKAAESVKRQALSVKLPRPMINEKNLDFSFSGLKTAVSSLYASRLTPNSKEIAYELQEAVTDVLVRKTLQAAEKYQVKSVLLAGGVAANKRLREKLQSTVYRLPTTVTLHVPPIQLCTDNAAYIASAAYFNQKTAPWQQVDANPALDLI
- a CDS encoding VanW family protein; amino-acid sequence: MITIIMHRTRAFLKTTFFFLLGATVTALSISAALYLVFAATFKNKVYPGVRVAGVEVSGKSEPELEKELSLRYANSLNSLSFVFSDPKATVSATGKELNLRPDTGLMARRAFSIGRQTPNPYYNFLQIVAAWQNQINLPFEVNFDEKPLDQKIDTVAPKIEKVAVDAVYQFVPNSGPDRRGRVTAFRPSENGLSIDREKIKETILAAAKKSADYRQPTTATYILPTQVIYPSVNSSTADSLGIKTLLGRGESYFYDSIPGRVYNISLGASKINGSLVAPGETFSFDQAIGTVSAVFGFAKAYSIKEGKTVLDDGGGVCQVSTTLYRAVLNAGLPVIARTAHSYRVGYYEQGGFLPGLDATVYPPDPDFRFKNDTNGWILIQTTFDEANKKLTFDLFGTSDNRVVNITGPVIVSTAPPPAPIYEDDPTKPVGVVTQVDTAHYGAKVYFKRLVTRSGQTLINETVWSDYVPWPARYLRGTKTN